Within the Sphingobacteriaceae bacterium genome, the region CAACATCCGGATCGTTAAAATTGAAACCAAAACCGGTATGAACAAGCTGAAACTCACCGTCGATCACTTCGTATAGTCTGAGTTCCGGTAAGGAATCCCATACATCAATAGGAGCGACAACTTCGATCCTGCTCAACGCACGATCGCCGGATTGCGTTACGTCGAAAGCCGGACCTTCAGCGTCAAGAACCTTGTTCCCGCCCAGCGGGCCCAGCGGGATTTTTAGATACGGAACATACGTTCCCTCAAGTACCTTCGACGTGTCAAATACACCCGTGACGGCGTCAGCTCTTGCCACCATACTCCGGAACGGATTCTCGACGTCCTCGAGTTCTTGGCTGCCGGGAACGACTCTACGGATGGACACGTCCGTTGCTGCCGAGAGATCACGATGACTCATCTGTGCGATCCGGTAACTTTGTCCTTCATGGGTTGTCGTTATCAGAACATCAAAGTGGAAACTTTCCCCTTTCGGGTAGCCGGGCGCCATGGCGAAAGAGGCCGTGTACTCGCCGTCAAAGGCAACGCTGTCCAATGCGGGCGTAACGTGCCACGGCACGCGTTCCCCCTGGCCGTCAACCGGGTGCAACGTATACGTCCATCGATTGTTCTCGTCGGTTTCATAGATGATTTGGAACGACACATCGTATTCGCCGGGAGCGAGATAAAGTCGCTCTTGCAAATCGATCTCACAAATTACGCAATACGTGGATGTGGTAACGTAGTCCCACGTATCCTTTTCCTCGATTGTCACCCGGAGCCTTTCAACAAAATGCTGGTCGGGAACCTTCATCTCGATCGAGTTCCCTGCCTCGAAGCGCACGTTCGTGTTGTTTGCTGTCACCTGCCGGTCCGGAGCGGTGAGAAAATAGGCATCGCCCTGCTCGTTGCCAGCCAGAATGAACGTATAGGTGCCCGGATCGACCCAAAACTTCATCTTGCCGGTGTCAAGGTTCGGATCCCACCGTGATCCGGTCGCCGCAAAGGTGATGTCGTCATCATCTTTCACAATCCAAAGTTGGCCGGAGCTGGGTATGAATTCCTCATCGTCCTTGATGACGCGGGGGATCACAGCGAGGGCATGTTCTCCATCAATCGTCAGCCGACCGCGCTGAGCCGGATCGGCTGTATCGATGGTGCGCGTATAGAAAAACCATTCTTCCGCTTGGCCTTTTCCATCCCCTTGGTCGTTTCCATCCGAAGCGTTCCGGATGATCGTCCCGTTGGCCACAATGAGGTATTCCTTGCCCATCGGCAGGTCGGGAAGATACAGGTCGCCCTCCATGTCGGTCTTATCCGAGGCTACTTTCATTTTTTCGATCGGCTGTCCATTGTGACGTTTTACATCGTAGACCGTCACTTGTGCTGCTACGGCTCTGCCGGGTGTCCCATCGGACGAGGGCGGTTCGATGTGCAAGAGCAGCCCGGATTGTTCTTCTCGCTGGATTTCGATGTCTACGGAATCGCTGCCCAATGGCTTGCCTTCTTCATCGTACGCAGCCGCGTACAACGTATACGACCCATCCGGCAAGCCGGGCGAGTCGACGTGCGGTGTCCAGGAAAACGAAAGAGAGCCCGTGATCTCGTCGGTTATTGCTCGGATCAGGTTGTCTTCGTCGTCGAGGTAAAACGCAACCCGGCTCACCTGATCCGGCTGCGCAAGCTGTGCGGTTACGGTTGTCGTTCCGACGATTGTCGTGCCGGGGAAGGGGCTGGTTAATGTGATCACGGGCTCAGCCGCCATAGCATCGCGCAGCGCCACTTCCACGTTGAGCAAGCCGTATCCGAAATCGGGATCATGCCCCGCCGGCCCGAGGTCGACCGCATGGTCGATCAGCCGTTGATACACTGCTTGGGGCGTAAGAGTTTTGTCGGCCGCCAAGAGGAGCGCCGCGGCCCCTGCGACAAAGGGGGTGGCCATCGACGTGCCTGTATGATCGGCGTATCCCCCACTAGGAATTGTGCTTAAGATGTTGACTCCCGGCGCGGCCAGGTCGATTTGCGGGCCATAGTTGCTGAAGGAGCCGATGGCCCCGTCGTCTTCGATAGCCGCTACGGTGATGACGCCGGGGTAGGCCGCCGGGTAGACCCGGTCAACACGGCTTCGATTGTTGCCTGCGGCGGCTACGACGATCACGCCGTTGTCGATGGCGTATTGGATTGCGTCCGCTTGGGTCTGGGTGAGCATGAGCGATCCAAAGGAGAGGTTGAGAACGTCGGCGCCGTTATCAACAGCCCAGCGGATCCCGGCGGCGATATCGAAAAGTGTGCCGGTTGTCAAGGAAAACGTTTTTACGGGCAAGATCTTTACGTTTGCCTCGCCGGCCACGCCGGCAATGTCGATGTCGTTGTTCGTTTCAGCGGCAATGATGCCGGCGACGTGGGTGCCGTGACCCGATAGATCGAGGGAATAATCTTCACGCTTTGTTGAGATCTCGCCGCCGATGATCTGGACACCATAGTTCGTGACGCGGTTTTGGAGATCGGGATGATTGACGTCCACGCCCGAATCGATGACGGCCACGATGACGGGGTCGTCGCGCTTCTTGTCGGACTTCTCATATAATGCCCACGCGCCTGGAGCCGACACGCCGAAAGCGTACTCTCCATCGTACGGGGCCATGCCCCACTGATCAGAAAAATAATAGTCATTCGGATATGGTGCAGCAAAAAGGTAGACTGGATAGTTCGGTTCCGCGTAAAGGACGCCGGGCTGCGCTTCGATTTCCTGGATCGCGGCGGCCAAATCGACATCGTCGTCGACTTCCACCAAGGTCGTGATGACATCCGTTTTTCCTTGCCGGAACGACTGGGAAGCCAAGATGCGCATGGGGAAGGAAGCTGATCGAAGTGCGAAAAATCCGCCTTCACGATGCACGATAATCTGGCGTGGCTCGTCAGCCTCGCCGGTCGGCCACCCCTCCATGAAGATGTGAGGAGGTTCGCCGCTTCCCTCGAAAGCCGACGCTGTCGAGAACGGCAAGAATCCGACCAGCACGATGATGACGAAAAGCACATGAAAAACGAACGGTCTGGAATGAGGCAATGGTTCGCGAACGTACATGGCGCCCTCCGGCTGCATCGTGGCAAATCTGCCGGATTTACGGTGGACAAGATGAGGAGGAGTCCTAGGAAACCGGCAATGCCGATGAGCATGTTTTGAATGATTTTGGATAGAGAGAAGTTCCATGGCCAAGTGAAATTTCCTTCAGGACGCCGCAGGGAGGGGGAGCTTAAAGTACGTGAAAAAAATTTTCATTGGAAAAACTGCGGAGCAGGCATTGCTAGCGTGGGCAGGCGGCCACCTCTTCCGGGTTCAAATCCCGGCAGCCCGACACGCAAAGCCCCGCAGTGTTGCGGGGCTTCTTTTTTTGCCTCAGCGGGCAGTAGGATCGAAAATGTTCGATAGAGCACGGCAGGCTGCTCGACGATGACGGCTTCGTATCCCGCCACTTCACGGGCAGGGTATGGGCCCCAGGAGAAAGAAAGCCCGATTTGCTTTCAAAACACCATATGTTTTACGGGGATTGGACAGGTCGGTTGCCGGCGTCCACGTGCACGATCTTGGGCTGGTAGTTCCGGGCCTGGTCGTCGGGCATCAGCATGTAGGAGATGATGATCACGATGTCGCCTTTGGCGCCCAGGCGGGCGGCGGCGCCGTTGAGGCAGATGTCCCCCCCGCCGGCCGGGCCGGGGATGACGTAGGTTTCCAGGCGGCTGCCGTTGTTGACGTTGACTACTTGCACCTTTTCGAAGGGCAAGATGTCGGCCAGCTCCATCAGCTGCTCATCGATGGTGATGCTTCCTTCATAGTGCAGGTTGGCGTCGGTAATGGTGGCACGGTGGATCTTCGACTTGCACATGGAGCGCAGCATCGTCATCCCCCCTCCTTCTGGTCGTGCCCGCCGGGATTAGGCGGGCTGGTCTTCGCGGTAGATCAGGTTGTCGATGAGCCGGGCCTGGCCCACATGGGCAGCCACGGCCACTACGATGGGCCCCGGGGGTTCCTGGGGTTCGCCGCCGGCGCCCTCCGACCCCGGTTCCCGTCCATAGATTAAGGGCTCCAAGGTAAAACCGTCAACGACGCTGACGTAGTCCTCCCGCACCAGGGGCTCCTTGGCCAGTTCGGCGCGGACCAGGTCGATAAGCACCTGGGGATCCCGCTCGCCTGCCTCCAGGGCCCGGCGGGCCGCCTGCAGGCCCCGGGACAGGGACAGGGCGGCCTGCCGTTCCTCCGGGGTCAAGTATTGATTGCGGGAACTGAGGGCCAGGCCGTCCTCTTCCCGCACCGTGGGCACCCCCACCACCGTCACGGGGAAGTTCAAATCCTCCACCATGCGCCGGACCACCACCAGCTGCTGGTAATCCTTCTCGCCGAAGTAGGCCCGGTCGGGCAGGACGATGTTGAACAGCTTGGCCACCACGGTGGTGACGCCCCGGAAATGGCCGGGCCGGGAGGCGCCGCACAGGCCGTCGGTCAGCTTTTCTACGTTCACGTAGGTCCGCTGGGGCTTGGGGTACATCGCCCGGTCCGTGGGGGCGAAGACCAGATGGGCCCCGTGCTCCCGGCAGAGGACCACGTCCCGGTCCAAGGTGCGGGGATACCGGTCCAAGTCTTCCGTGGGGCCGAACTGGAGGGGATTGACGAAGATGGACACCACCACGAAATCGCACTGGGCTGCGGCGGTATCGATGAGGGTGGTGTGCCCCCGGTGGAGGGCGCCCATGGTGGGCACCAGGCCGATGGTCTTGCTCGCCCGGCGGGCGGCGGCCACCGCCTCCCTCACCTCTTCTACGGTCACAGCCACCGGTATGCCCGCGTCTTGCACAGCCCCATCCAAATTTGCCATATCCCTTGCACCTGCCCCCCAGCCTGCGCCGTTGGATTCACCGGATTTTATATAACGGGGATTTCAATCGTAAAGGTGTTCTTCGCCGGGGAATTCACCCCTGCGGACTTCATCGCAGTAGCGGCGCACCGCATCGATGGCGATGCCCGCCACGTCGGCGTAGCGCTTGACGAACTTGGGCTTGAAATCCTGCACCATGCCCAGCATGTCGTGGAGCACCAGCACCTGGCCGTCGCACTGGGGCCCCGCCCCGATGCCGATGGTGGGCACGGGCGCGGCGGCCGTCAGTTCGGCGGCCAGGGCGGCGGGCACGCCCTCGATCACGATGGAGAAGACGCCGGCCTCGGCCAGGGACTGCACATCGTTCAGCAGACGCCGGCGCTCCGCTTCCTCCCGGCCCTGGACCTTGAAGCCGCCGAACTCCTTCACCGACTGGGGCGTCAGCCCTACGTGGCCCATGACGGGAATGCCCATCTCCACCATGCGCTCCACTGCTTCGGCCACCCGGCGGCCTCCTTCCAGCTTCACGGCGTCGGCCCGGCCTTCCTTGAGTAGACGGACGCCGTTGTCCACGGCCCGGTCCACGCTCCCCTGGAAACTGCCGAAGGGCATGTCGGCCACTACCAGGGCCCGTTTCACGCCCCGCCGCACGGCCCGGGTGTGGTGGATCATGTCTTCCATGGTCACGGGCAGGGTGGTGTCGTAGCCCAGCACCACCATGCCCAAGGAGTCGCCCACCAGGATAATGTCCACTCCCGCCTGGTCCACCAGGCGGGCGGTGATGGCGTCGTAGGCGGTGAGCACGGTGATGCGGGTTCGGCCTTTCATGGCCCGGATGCCCGGCACCGTCACCTTTTCCTGCAGGGCGCCGTCAGTTCCCTGGGTCGGCTTCGCCTCCCCCGCCTGCATAGGCCGGTCTCCCTTCCAAAAGGTCTGCAATCTGCTGCAGCCGTTCCTCTATGTTTCCGTTTTCCCCTTGAGCCGCCCTTTTCCCCCGGGCCAGCTCCACCGTGTACAGGCCCAGCCGCCGGTAAAGGTCTTCCACCGTCACCGGTCCCCGCCCTCCGGGCGCCTGGGCCATGGCCTCCAGGTGGCGGGCGATGGTGCCGGTGTCGCCCCGCTCGATGGGACCCGTCAAGGCGGCGGGCACGCCCATGGCCTCCATGTTGGCCATGGTGCCCTTCATCAAGTGGGCCAGCACCGGCAGGGCCCGGTCCCGGGGAATGCCCGCCTCCTCCATGAGGCGCAGGCCCATGTCCATGAGGCTGACCAGATAATTGCTGGTGATGCAGGCCGCCCCATGGTACAGCCCCTTGCCGCCGGGCTTGATGAACAGGGGAATGCCGCCCATGGCCCGCACCAGCCGCTCCCCCAGGGGGTAGGCCTCTTCATCGCCCTCCAGGCCCCAGTAGGCGCCCTGGAGCACCTGGGCGCCCCGGCGCCGGTCGGCCACCGACTGCATGGGGTGCAGGGACAGGAGGCCGATGGGCTTGTCCCCGCTGCCGCCGCCCATGATCGAGGCCGGGAGTACGCCGCTGGCATGGATCATGACCTGGAGGGAGCCGCCCGCCGCCGCCCTCGCCTCTGCTGCCACGGCGGCTATGTGCTGGTCGGGCACCGTCAAGAACACGATGTGGGCGCCGGCCACGGCCTTGGCCACATCAATGGCCGGCCTGCCGCCGCCTATGATGGCCACGGCTTCTTCCGCCCGGGGCAGGGAACGGCTGACCACCCCGCCGACTTCATAGCCCGCCCGGTGCAGCAGGCTGCCGACGGCGGTGCCCACGCGGCCGGCGCCGATGATTGCCACGGTGAGCCCCATGGGCTGCCCTCTTTCACAGCAAAAAGTGTAAATCGATTATAGCACGGGCATTCCCCTCTCCCCCGCCAATGATTAGGGCCCGCACGGTGCGGGCCCTGAATCATGTCGGGGTGGCAAAGGGGGCCGGGGCTGCTAGATGATGATGCAGATCAGTCCGCTGCTGCCCTCGTTGATGATGCGCTCCAGGGTCTCCCGCAGCTTGGCCTGGGCGTTGGCGGGAGTGGCCATGATTTTATCCCGGATGCCCTCCCGCAGCAGATCACTGAGGGGCTTGCCGAAGATGTCCGACTCCCATATCTTGCGGGGATCGTCCTCGAACTTCTCCATCAAGTAGTTGACCAGCTGCTCCGACTGCTTCTCGGTGCCGATGATGGGCGTCACTTCGCTGGACACGTCGGCCCGCATGAACTGGAAGGTGGCGGCGGTGGCCCGGAGGCGCACGCCGAACTGGTTGCCCTTGCGGATGAGTTCCGGCTCTTCGAAGGTCATGTCTTCTATGGAGGGCGTGACCAGGCCGAAGCCCGTTTCCCGGGCATCCCGCAGGGCGCTGCCGAACTTCTCGTGATCCCGCTTGGCCTCGCTCAACTCCCGCAGGAGCCGCAGCAGCACCTCCTTGCCGCTGATGTTGAAGCCGGAAATTTCCTCGGCCACCTGCCAGAACAGTTCCTCGGGGGCCGTCAGCACCACGCTGACCACGCCGGTGGCCATGTCCACGCCGGCCAGGGTGGCCTTTTCCAAGAACTCCGCCTGGTCCAGGGAAGCCACGGCGGCCTCCACGTCCCGGAGCCGCTGCACCCCCTGCACGGCCCCTGCTACGGCGTCCTCATAGCGCCGCCGCAGCCAGTGGTCGGCATCCAGTTCCTGAAGCCACGGGGGCAGGTGGACGTTGAACTCCGTCACCGGGAATTCGTAGAGGAGTTCCAGCAGCACCATGGTCATGTCGGCCTCGCCGGCGGTGGCCACGTTCAGGGGCAGCACCGGCGCCCCGTACCGGTCCGACAGTTCCTGGGCCAGCTCCCGCACGTAGGCCGTGCGGGGCCGGATGGAGTTGAGGACGACCACGAAGGGCCGCCCCACCGCCTGGACTTCCCGCACCGTCCGCTCCTCGGCGTCCACAAAGGCGTCCCTGGACAGGTCGCCGATGCTGCCGTCGGTGGTGACGATCACCCCCAGAGTGGAGTGGTCGGTGATGATCTTCCGGGTGCCCACCTCCGCTGCTTCTTCAAAGGGCATGGGCTCCTCGGACCAGGGGGTCATCACCATGCGGGGCCCGTCTTCCTCGTCATAGCCTTTGGCTCCCGGCACGGGAAAACCGACGGAATCGGCCAGGCGCACTCTGACCGTAAGCCCCTCGCCCACGGTGATGGCCACCGCCTCGTCGGGCACGAATTTCGGCTCCACGGTCATGACCGTCCGCCCGGCGCCGCTCTGGGGCAGTTCGTCCACGGCGCGGCGGCGGGCGTCGTCGTCGGCAATGCGGGGAATGATCAACTGCTCCATGAACCTTTTGATGAAGGTGGATTTGCCAGTTCGCACCGGCCCGACAACGCCGATAAACACATCACCGGCAGTGCGCGTAGCCAGGTCTTGGATCACATCCATTGATGTCACGCCCTCGTCCCTCCTTCGCAGGCACTACAGGCACTGCCTACGCGTCAATCATGCAGGCAAGCCCCCGACGCTTCCATGTATATAGAGCCGGGATGGGGAATATAACCGCTCGTCCGGGGTGCCGGGAGCGCCTTCTTACGAGGAGGAACGCAGGCGCAGGCGGATGGGGGTGCCCGTCAGGTCGAAGGCTTCCCGCAGGCGCCGCTCCAGGTAGCGCAGGTAGGTGGGGTCAGCCAGCCGGGGGTCGTTGACGAACAAGGTGAAGGTGGGCGGCTGCCGCCGGGTCTGGGTGGCGTAGCGGATTTTCAGGCGCCGCCCTTTGACGGCCGGGGGCTGGTTGTCGAACACCGCCTCCCCCAGGACCCGGTTGAGGGCCGCGGTTGATATGGTCTGCCGGTGGCCGGCGGCCACCGCCTGCATCAAGCCCGGCAGCCGGTCCACCCCCTGGCCCGTCAGGGCCGAGGTGGTGACTACGGGAGCGTAGGCGAAGAAGGGCGCATCCTTGTAGATCTGCTCCCGCACCTCATCGGGGTCGGCATCCTCGGGGGCCAGGTCCCATTTGTTGACCACGATGATGGCCCCCCGGCCCCGGCGGTCGATTTCGGCGGCGATGGTCTTGTCCTGGTCGGTGAACAGTTCCCGGGCGTCCAGCACCAGCAGGGCCAGGTCGGCCCGGCGCAAGGCGGCCAGGGCCCGCAGGGTGCTGTAGTACTCGATGGAATCCTTGATCCTGGACCGGCGCCGCATGCCCGCCGTATCCACGAAGACGAACTCGCCGGCATCGGGATGGGTCCAGCGGACGTCGGCGGCGTCCCGGGTGGTGCCGGCGATGGGGCTGACGATGAACCGGTCCTGCCCCAGCAGGCGGTTCAGGAGGGAGGACTTGCCCACGTTGGGGCGGCCCAGGACCGCCACCCGGATGGGGCCCGCCGGCCCTTCCTGGCCGTCGTAGACCGGCTCCTCCCCCTCTTCGTCTTCCAGGTCTTCGTCATCATCAGCCCAATGGAACTCGGCCTCGCCCTCGGGGGCTTCCGGCCCTTCGCCCATTCCCGGGGGGAACAGGGCGATCACCGCATCCAGCAGGTCGCCGGTGCCCGAGCCGTGCTCCGCCGAGATGCCCAGGAGATGGCCGAAGCCCAGGCTGTAAAACTCCTGGACGGCATCCTGATGGCTGGGGTGGTCGACTTTGTTCACCGCCACGATGACCGGCTTGCCCTGCCGGTGCAGCCACTGGGCCAGTTCCATGTCGTGGGGCAGCAGCCCCTGGCGCCCGTCCACCACGAAGATGATGACGTGGGCTTCCGCCAGGGCCGCCTCCACCTGGCGGTTGATGGCGGAAGAAAAGGGGTCCTCTCCCCCGGGCACCAAGCCTCCCGTATCCACCAGGAGGAAGGAGCGCCCCTGCCACTCGGCCTCGGCGTAAATCCGGTCCCGGGTCACCCCCGGCGTCTTTTGGACGATGGCATGGCGCTGCTGGATGATGCGGTTGAAGAGGGTGGATTTGCCCACGTTGGGCCGACCTACGATGGCCACAACGGGCAGGGTGGATGCATTCGCCATCGGCCGGCCTCCTTTGCCCCAATCCCATATGCCTGTTCAATGAACTACAACCAGCAGGCAGCCGTTTTCCAGGTCGTGGACCATGGCCCCCATGATGCGGGCGATGAGCAGGGCCGTGTTCTCCGCCTCCTGCCGGTCGCCGGCCAGGAAGACGGGCACCCCGCCTCCCGTGACCTTCTCCTTGTCGGTGGTGACTACCGCCACGATCTTTTCCGCCCGGAGGGGGCCCATGTCAGCCACGGCCGGCGTCCCCCGCCTTCTGCCGGGGACCGGCCCCCACGGGGGCCGCCCAGCGGGGATGGCTGCCCCGGGCGCTCTCCAGCAGCGGCGTGTTGGCGGCGGCCTTGATGGCCACGG harbors:
- a CDS encoding S8 family serine peptidase; the protein is MYVREPLPHSRPFVFHVLFVIIVLVGFLPFSTASAFEGSGEPPHIFMEGWPTGEADEPRQIIVHREGGFFALRSASFPMRILASQSFRQGKTDVITTLVEVDDDVDLAAAIQEIEAQPGVLYAEPNYPVYLFAAPYPNDYYFSDQWGMAPYDGEYAFGVSAPGAWALYEKSDKKRDDPVIVAVIDSGVDVNHPDLQNRVTNYGVQIIGGEISTKREDYSLDLSGHGTHVAGIIAAETNNDIDIAGVAGEANVKILPVKTFSLTTGTLFDIAAGIRWAVDNGADVLNLSFGSLMLTQTQADAIQYAIDNGVIVVAAAGNNRSRVDRVYPAAYPGVITVAAIEDDGAIGSFSNYGPQIDLAAPGVNILSTIPSGGYADHTGTSMATPFVAGAAALLLAADKTLTPQAVYQRLIDHAVDLGPAGHDPDFGYGLLNVEVALRDAMAAEPVITLTSPFPGTTIVGTTTVTAQLAQPDQVSRVAFYLDDEDNLIRAITDEITGSLSFSWTPHVDSPGLPDGSYTLYAAAYDEEGKPLGSDSVDIEIQREEQSGLLLHIEPPSSDGTPGRAVAAQVTVYDVKRHNGQPIEKMKVASDKTDMEGDLYLPDLPMGKEYLIVANGTIIRNASDGNDQGDGKGQAEEWFFYTRTIDTADPAQRGRLTIDGEHALAVIPRVIKDDEEFIPSSGQLWIVKDDDDITFAATGSRWDPNLDTGKMKFWVDPGTYTFILAGNEQGDAYFLTAPDRQVTANNTNVRFEAGNSIEMKVPDQHFVERLRVTIEEKDTWDYVTTSTYCVICEIDLQERLYLAPGEYDVSFQIIYETDENNRWTYTLHPVDGQGERVPWHVTPALDSVAFDGEYTASFAMAPGYPKGESFHFDVLITTTHEGQSYRIAQMSHRDLSAATDVSIRRVVPGSQELEDVENPFRSMVARADAVTGVFDTSKVLEGTYVPYLKIPLGPLGGNKVLDAEGPAFDVTQSGDRALSRIEVVAPIDVWDSLPELRLYEVIDGEFQLVHTGFGFNFNDPDV
- the panD gene encoding aspartate 1-decarboxylase → MTMLRSMCKSKIHRATITDANLHYEGSITIDEQLMELADILPFEKVQVVNVNNGSRLETYVIPGPAGGGDICLNGAAARLGAKGDIVIIISYMLMPDDQARNYQPKIVHVDAGNRPVQSP
- the panC gene encoding pantoate--beta-alanine ligase, encoding MDGAVQDAGIPVAVTVEEVREAVAAARRASKTIGLVPTMGALHRGHTTLIDTAAAQCDFVVVSIFVNPLQFGPTEDLDRYPRTLDRDVVLCREHGAHLVFAPTDRAMYPKPQRTYVNVEKLTDGLCGASRPGHFRGVTTVVAKLFNIVLPDRAYFGEKDYQQLVVVRRMVEDLNFPVTVVGVPTVREEDGLALSSRNQYLTPEERQAALSLSRGLQAARRALEAGERDPQVLIDLVRAELAKEPLVREDYVSVVDGFTLEPLIYGREPGSEGAGGEPQEPPGPIVVAVAAHVGQARLIDNLIYREDQPA
- the panB gene encoding 3-methyl-2-oxobutanoate hydroxymethyltransferase, coding for MQAGEAKPTQGTDGALQEKVTVPGIRAMKGRTRITVLTAYDAITARLVDQAGVDIILVGDSLGMVVLGYDTTLPVTMEDMIHHTRAVRRGVKRALVVADMPFGSFQGSVDRAVDNGVRLLKEGRADAVKLEGGRRVAEAVERMVEMGIPVMGHVGLTPQSVKEFGGFKVQGREEAERRRLLNDVQSLAEAGVFSIVIEGVPAALAAELTAAAPVPTIGIGAGPQCDGQVLVLHDMLGMVQDFKPKFVKRYADVAGIAIDAVRRYCDEVRRGEFPGEEHLYD
- a CDS encoding DUF2520 domain-containing protein, with protein sequence MGLTVAIIGAGRVGTAVGSLLHRAGYEVGGVVSRSLPRAEEAVAIIGGGRPAIDVAKAVAGAHIVFLTVPDQHIAAVAAEARAAAGGSLQVMIHASGVLPASIMGGGSGDKPIGLLSLHPMQSVADRRRGAQVLQGAYWGLEGDEEAYPLGERLVRAMGGIPLFIKPGGKGLYHGAACITSNYLVSLMDMGLRLMEEAGIPRDRALPVLAHLMKGTMANMEAMGVPAALTGPIERGDTGTIARHLEAMAQAPGGRGPVTVEDLYRRLGLYTVELARGKRAAQGENGNIEERLQQIADLLEGRPAYAGGGGEADPGN
- the spoIVA gene encoding stage IV sporulation protein A; this encodes MDVIQDLATRTAGDVFIGVVGPVRTGKSTFIKRFMEQLIIPRIADDDARRRAVDELPQSGAGRTVMTVEPKFVPDEAVAITVGEGLTVRVRLADSVGFPVPGAKGYDEEDGPRMVMTPWSEEPMPFEEAAEVGTRKIITDHSTLGVIVTTDGSIGDLSRDAFVDAEERTVREVQAVGRPFVVVLNSIRPRTAYVRELAQELSDRYGAPVLPLNVATAGEADMTMVLLELLYEFPVTEFNVHLPPWLQELDADHWLRRRYEDAVAGAVQGVQRLRDVEAAVASLDQAEFLEKATLAGVDMATGVVSVVLTAPEELFWQVAEEISGFNISGKEVLLRLLRELSEAKRDHEKFGSALRDARETGFGLVTPSIEDMTFEEPELIRKGNQFGVRLRATAATFQFMRADVSSEVTPIIGTEKQSEQLVNYLMEKFEDDPRKIWESDIFGKPLSDLLREGIRDKIMATPANAQAKLRETLERIINEGSSGLICIII
- the der gene encoding ribosome biogenesis GTPase Der, with product MANASTLPVVAIVGRPNVGKSTLFNRIIQQRHAIVQKTPGVTRDRIYAEAEWQGRSFLLVDTGGLVPGGEDPFSSAINRQVEAALAEAHVIIFVVDGRQGLLPHDMELAQWLHRQGKPVIVAVNKVDHPSHQDAVQEFYSLGFGHLLGISAEHGSGTGDLLDAVIALFPPGMGEGPEAPEGEAEFHWADDDEDLEDEEGEEPVYDGQEGPAGPIRVAVLGRPNVGKSSLLNRLLGQDRFIVSPIAGTTRDAADVRWTHPDAGEFVFVDTAGMRRRSRIKDSIEYYSTLRALAALRRADLALLVLDARELFTDQDKTIAAEIDRRGRGAIIVVNKWDLAPEDADPDEVREQIYKDAPFFAYAPVVTTSALTGQGVDRLPGLMQAVAAGHRQTISTAALNRVLGEAVFDNQPPAVKGRRLKIRYATQTRRQPPTFTLFVNDPRLADPTYLRYLERRLREAFDLTGTPIRLRLRSSS